A single Pseudomonas sp. MM223 DNA region contains:
- the ppsR gene encoding Phosphoenolpyruvate synthase regulatory protein (*Name ppsR) — MKRTAFFISDGTGITAETLGQSLLAQFESIPFNKFTRPYIDSPDKARTMVQQINAAAERDGVRPIIFDTIVNQDIREILATSNGFMIDIFSSFLSPLEQELTAHSSYSVGKSHSIGGNSNYMERIEAVNFALDNDDGARTHYYDKADLILVGVSRCGKTPTCLYMAMQFGIRAANYPLTEDDMERLQLPAVLKKHHNKLFGLTIDPDRLTAIRHERKPNSRYSSFAQCEFEVREVESLFRRENIPNINSTHFSVEEISAKILVEKGVERRFK; from the coding sequence ATGAAACGAACCGCGTTCTTCATCTCCGACGGCACCGGTATCACTGCCGAAACCCTGGGCCAGAGTTTGCTCGCGCAATTCGAGAGCATTCCGTTCAACAAATTCACCCGCCCATACATCGATTCGCCAGACAAAGCACGGACCATGGTCCAGCAAATCAATGCCGCCGCCGAGCGTGACGGGGTACGGCCGATCATCTTCGACACCATCGTCAATCAGGACATCCGGGAGATCCTGGCGACGTCGAACGGCTTCATGATCGACATCTTTTCTTCGTTTTTATCCCCGCTCGAGCAGGAATTGACCGCCCATTCGTCGTATTCCGTGGGCAAATCGCACTCGATTGGCGGCAATTCCAACTACATGGAACGCATCGAGGCGGTGAATTTCGCGCTGGACAACGACGACGGTGCGCGTACCCACTACTACGACAAGGCCGACCTGATTCTGGTGGGTGTGTCACGGTGCGGCAAGACCCCCACCTGCCTGTACATGGCCATGCAGTTCGGTATCCGCGCCGCCAACTACCCGCTGACCGAAGACGACATGGAGCGCCTGCAGTTGCCGGCGGTGCTGAAAAAGCACCACAACAAGCTGTTCGGCCTGACCATCGACCCCGACCGTCTTACCGCCATCCGCCATGAACGCAAGCCCAACAGCCGCTATTCCAGCTTTGCCCAGTGCGAGTTCGAAGTGCGCGAGGTAGAGAGCCTGTTCCGCCGGGAGAACATTCCCAACATCAATTCCACGCATTTTTCGGTGGAAGAGATTTCGGCGAAAATTTTGGTCGAAAAAGGCGTGGAGCGGCGGTTCAAGTAG
- the ppsA gene encoding Phosphoenolpyruvate synthase (*Name ppsA): protein MVEYVVSLDKLGVHDVEHVGGKNASLGEMISNLAGAGVSVPGGFATTAQAYRDFLEQSGLNDKIHAALDALDVDDINALTKTGAQIRQWVMEAEFPARLDSEIRTAFAEMAAGNDNMAVAVRSSATAEDLPDASFAGQQETFLNIRGVDNVIRAAKEVFASLFNDRAIAYRVHQGFDHKLVALSAGVQRMVRSETGTAGVMFTLDTESGFRDVVFITGAYGLGETVVQGAVNPDEFYVHKNTLQAGRPAILRRNLGSKAIKMVYGEEAKAGRSVKTVEVDRAERARFCLTDAEVSELAKQAMIIEQHYQRPMDIEWAKDGDDGKLYIVQARPETVKSRSSANVMERYLLKEKGTVLVEGRAIGQRIGAGKVRVINDVSEMDKVQPGDVLVSDMTDPDWEPVMKRASAIVTNRGGRTCHAAIIARELGIPAVVGCGNATQLLKDGQGVTVSCAEGDTGFIFEGELGFDIKQNSVDAMPELPFKIMMNVGNPDRAFDFAQLPNAGVGLARLEFIINRMIGVHPKALLNYAGLPPELKDSVDKRIAGYSDPVGFYVEKLVEGISTLAAAFYPKKVIVRLSDFKSNEYANLIGGKLYEPEEENPMLGFRGASRYISESFRDCFELECRALKRVRNEMGLTNVEIMVPFVRTLGEASQVVDLLAENGLARGDNGLRVIMMCELPSNAILAEEFLEYFDGFSIGSNDLTQLTLGLDRDSGIIAHLFDERNPAVKKLLANAIAACNKAGKYIGICGQGPSDHPDLAKWLMEQGIESVSLNPDSVLETWFFLAEGQGAA from the coding sequence TTGGTAGAGTACGTAGTTTCCCTCGATAAGCTCGGCGTCCATGATGTAGAGCATGTGGGGGGCAAGAACGCATCCCTGGGCGAGATGATCAGCAACCTTGCCGGTGCTGGTGTATCGGTGCCGGGCGGCTTTGCCACTACGGCGCAGGCGTACCGCGATTTTCTCGAACAGAGTGGTCTGAACGACAAGATTCACGCCGCGCTCGACGCGCTCGACGTGGATGACATCAATGCCCTGACCAAGACCGGCGCACAAATCCGCCAGTGGGTCATGGAAGCCGAATTCCCGGCACGTCTGGATTCGGAAATCCGAACCGCTTTCGCCGAAATGGCCGCCGGTAACGACAACATGGCCGTTGCCGTGCGTTCTTCGGCCACTGCTGAAGACTTGCCGGATGCCTCGTTCGCCGGCCAGCAGGAAACCTTCCTCAACATCCGCGGCGTCGATAACGTGATCCGCGCGGCCAAGGAAGTGTTCGCCTCGCTGTTCAACGACCGCGCCATTGCCTACCGCGTGCACCAGGGCTTCGACCACAAGCTGGTGGCCCTGTCTGCCGGCGTGCAGCGCATGGTCCGCTCCGAAACCGGCACCGCCGGCGTCATGTTCACCCTCGACACCGAGTCGGGCTTCCGCGACGTGGTCTTCATCACCGGCGCCTATGGCCTGGGCGAAACCGTGGTGCAGGGTGCGGTCAACCCTGACGAATTCTACGTGCACAAGAACACCCTGCAGGCAGGCCGCCCGGCCATCCTGCGCCGCAACCTGGGCAGCAAGGCCATCAAGATGGTCTATGGCGAAGAAGCCAAGGCCGGCCGTTCGGTCAAGACTGTCGAAGTCGACCGCGCCGAGCGCGCACGCTTCTGCCTGACCGATGCCGAGGTCAGTGAGCTGGCCAAGCAGGCCATGATCATCGAGCAGCACTACCAGCGCCCGATGGACATCGAGTGGGCCAAGGACGGTGACGACGGCAAGCTGTACATCGTGCAGGCACGCCCGGAAACAGTGAAAAGCCGCTCCAGCGCCAATGTCATGGAACGCTACCTGTTGAAAGAAAAGGGCACCGTGCTGGTCGAAGGCCGTGCCATCGGCCAGCGCATCGGCGCCGGCAAGGTGCGCGTCATCAACGACGTTTCGGAAATGGACAAGGTCCAGCCGGGCGACGTGCTGGTCTCCGACATGACCGACCCGGACTGGGAACCGGTGATGAAGCGCGCCAGTGCCATCGTTACCAACCGCGGCGGCCGTACCTGCCACGCGGCGATCATCGCCCGTGAGCTGGGTATTCCGGCTGTGGTCGGTTGCGGCAATGCCACCCAACTGCTGAAAGACGGTCAGGGTGTGACGGTGTCCTGCGCCGAAGGCGACACCGGCTTCATCTTTGAAGGCGAGCTGGGCTTCGACATCAAGCAGAACTCGGTTGATGCCATGCCAGAGCTGCCGTTCAAGATCATGATGAACGTTGGTAACCCGGACCGTGCCTTCGACTTTGCCCAGTTGCCCAACGCCGGTGTCGGCTTGGCGCGCCTGGAGTTCATCATCAACCGCATGATCGGTGTGCACCCCAAGGCGCTGCTCAACTACGCAGGCCTGCCGCCAGAGCTGAAGGACAGCGTCGACAAGCGCATTGCCGGCTACAGCGACCCGGTCGGCTTCTATGTCGAGAAGCTGGTCGAAGGCATCAGCACCCTGGCTGCGGCCTTCTACCCGAAAAAGGTCATCGTGCGCCTGTCGGACTTCAAGTCCAACGAATACGCCAACCTGATCGGCGGCAAACTGTACGAGCCGGAAGAAGAAAACCCGATGCTGGGCTTCCGCGGCGCTTCGCGCTACATCAGCGAATCGTTCCGTGACTGCTTCGAGCTCGAATGCCGCGCGCTGAAGCGTGTGCGCAACGAGATGGGCCTGACCAACGTCGAGATCATGGTGCCGTTCGTGCGCACCCTGGGCGAAGCCAGCCAGGTTGTAGACCTGCTTGCCGAAAACGGCCTGGCCCGCGGCGACAACGGCCTGCGCGTGATCATGATGTGCGAACTGCCGTCCAACGCCATCCTGGCTGAAGAGTTCCTGGAGTACTTCGACGGCTTCTCGATCGGCTCCAACGACCTGACCCAGCTGACCCTGGGCCTGGACCGTGACTCGGGTATCATCGCCCACCTGTTCGACGAGCGTAACCCGGCGGTGAAGAAGCTGCTGGCCAACGCCATTGCCGCGTGCAACAAGGCCGGCAAGTACATCGGCATTTGCGGCCAGGGCCCGTCGGACCACCCGGACCTGGCCAAGTGGCTGATGGAGCAAGGCATCGAAAGCGTGTCGCTGAACCCGGATTCGGTACTCGAAACCTGGTTCTTCCTGGCCGAGGGCCAGGGCGCGGCCTGA
- a CDS encoding Putative 4-hydroxy-4-methyl-2-oxoglutarate aldolase — translation MQHYVTPDLCDAYPDLVQVLEPMFSNFGGRDSFGGQIVTIKCFEDNSLVKEQVELDGKGKVLVVDGGGSLRRALLGDMLAEKAAKNGWEGLVIYGCVRDVDVLIQTDVGVQALASHPMKTDKRGIGDLNVVVTFAGVTFRPGEYVYADNNGVLVSPSPLKMPE, via the coding sequence ATGCAGCATTACGTAACGCCCGACCTGTGTGACGCCTACCCCGACCTGGTTCAAGTGCTGGAGCCGATGTTCAGCAATTTCGGCGGCCGCGACTCGTTCGGTGGCCAGATCGTCACCATCAAGTGCTTCGAGGATAACTCGCTGGTCAAGGAGCAGGTCGAACTCGACGGCAAGGGCAAGGTGCTGGTGGTCGATGGCGGCGGCTCGTTGCGCCGGGCGCTGCTGGGCGACATGCTCGCCGAAAAGGCCGCCAAAAACGGTTGGGAAGGCCTGGTGATCTACGGTTGCGTGCGTGATGTGGATGTATTGATCCAGACCGACGTCGGCGTGCAGGCCCTGGCCAGCCACCCGATGAAAACCGACAAGCGCGGTATTGGCGACCTCAACGTGGTGGTCACCTTCGCCGGGGTAACCTTCCGCCCGGGCGAATACGTGTATGCCGACAACAATGGCGTGCTGGTATCGCCAAGCCCGCTGAAAATGCCGGAGTGA
- the zntB_2 gene encoding Zinc transport protein ZntB (*Name zntB_2), translating to MFEEDNAQWGLVHALVLDGKGGARSIARTELDDLQLQPEQSLWLHWDRSHPQTRTWLLHDSGLSEFACELLLEENTRPRLLPMADEQLLLFLRGVNLNPGAEPEDMVSVRIFAQAQRVISLRLRPLRASDEILQLLEQGRGPKSASELLLLMGELLTEKVQGLVSDLSELVDLEEEKVEADERYTPENGSLQQIRRRAAGLRRFLAPQREIYAQLSRSKWAWFADADADYWNELNNSLIRYLEELELTRERAALVLESEDRRRSERMNRTMYRFGIITCIFLPMSFITGLLGINVGGIPGAENPYGFLFACIVVLGLAVGQWWMFRRLRWV from the coding sequence ATGTTCGAGGAAGACAACGCGCAGTGGGGGCTGGTGCATGCCCTGGTGCTCGATGGTAAAGGCGGCGCGCGCTCGATTGCCCGTACCGAACTGGACGACCTGCAGCTGCAACCGGAGCAGAGCCTGTGGCTGCACTGGGACCGCAGCCATCCTCAAACCCGCACCTGGCTGCTGCACGACAGCGGCCTGAGCGAGTTTGCCTGCGAGCTGCTGCTGGAAGAAAACACCCGGCCACGCCTGCTGCCCATGGCAGACGAACAGCTGTTGCTGTTTTTGCGTGGGGTCAACCTCAACCCGGGCGCAGAGCCCGAAGACATGGTCTCGGTGCGCATCTTCGCCCAGGCGCAGCGGGTCATATCGTTGCGCTTGCGGCCATTGCGCGCCAGTGACGAGATTCTTCAGCTGCTGGAGCAGGGCAGGGGGCCGAAGTCGGCGTCCGAATTGTTGCTGCTGATGGGCGAGTTGCTGACCGAAAAGGTCCAGGGCCTGGTCAGTGACCTGTCCGAACTGGTCGACCTGGAAGAAGAAAAGGTCGAAGCCGACGAACGGTACACCCCGGAGAATGGCAGCTTGCAGCAGATTCGCCGGCGTGCAGCGGGCCTGAGGCGATTCCTGGCCCCACAGCGGGAGATCTACGCCCAGCTGTCGCGCAGTAAATGGGCCTGGTTTGCCGATGCTGATGCCGATTACTGGAACGAGCTGAACAACAGCCTGATCCGCTACCTCGAAGAACTGGAACTGACCCGCGAGCGTGCCGCACTGGTGCTGGAAAGCGAAGACCGCCGCCGCAGCGAGCGCATGAACCGCACCATGTACCGCTTTGGCATCATCACCTGCATCTTCTTGCCCATGAGCTTCATCACCGGGCTGCTGGGCATCAACGTCGGCGGTATCCCGGGGGCCGAAAACCCCTACGGCTTCCTGTTTGCCTGCATCGTCGTGCTGGGGCTGGCGGTGGGGCAGTGGTGGATGTTCCGGCGGTTGCGGTGGGTCTAG
- the oprF gene encoding Outer membrane porin F (*Name oprF) produces MKLKNTLGLAIGSLVAATSIGAMAQGTGAVEVEGFYKKEFFDSQRDFKNDGNLFGGSIGYFLTDDVELRLGYDEVHNARGEDGKNIKGSNTALDAVYHFNNPYDAIRPYVSAGFSHQSLGQTGRGGRDHSTFANVGAGAKWYITDMFYARAGVEAQYNIDQGDTEWAPSVGVGLNFGGSPKQAEAAPAPVAEVCSDSDNDGVCDNVDKCPDTPANVTVDADGCPAVAEVVRVELDVKFDFDKSVVKPNSYGDIKNLADFMKQYPQTTTVVEGHTDSVGPDAYNQKLSERRANAVKQVLTQQYGVESSRVDSVGYGETRPVADNATEEGRAVNRRVEAQVEAQSK; encoded by the coding sequence ATGAAATTGAAAAACACCTTGGGCTTGGCCATTGGTTCGCTCGTAGCCGCTACCTCGATTGGCGCTATGGCACAAGGCACAGGCGCTGTGGAAGTCGAAGGCTTCTACAAGAAAGAATTCTTCGACAGCCAGCGCGACTTCAAGAACGACGGCAACCTGTTCGGCGGCTCGATCGGTTACTTCCTGACCGACGACGTTGAACTGCGCCTGGGTTACGACGAAGTTCACAACGCTCGTGGCGAAGACGGCAAGAACATCAAGGGCTCGAACACCGCCCTGGATGCCGTTTACCACTTCAACAACCCGTATGACGCCATCCGTCCGTACGTTTCCGCTGGTTTCTCGCACCAGTCGCTGGGCCAGACCGGCCGTGGCGGTCGTGACCACTCCACCTTCGCCAACGTTGGCGCTGGCGCCAAGTGGTACATCACCGACATGTTCTACGCCCGTGCCGGCGTTGAAGCTCAGTACAACATCGACCAGGGCGACACCGAGTGGGCCCCAAGCGTTGGTGTTGGCCTGAACTTCGGCGGTAGCCCGAAGCAAGCCGAAGCCGCTCCAGCTCCAGTTGCTGAAGTTTGCTCCGACTCCGACAACGACGGCGTTTGCGACAACGTCGACAAGTGCCCAGACACCCCGGCCAACGTTACCGTTGACGCTGACGGCTGCCCGGCTGTTGCCGAAGTCGTTCGTGTTGAGCTGGACGTCAAGTTCGACTTCGACAAGTCGGTCGTCAAGCCTAACAGCTACGGCGACATCAAGAACCTGGCTGACTTCATGAAGCAGTACCCACAAACCACCACCGTGGTTGAAGGTCACACTGACTCCGTGGGTCCAGACGCTTACAACCAGAAGCTGTCCGAGCGTCGTGCCAACGCTGTCAAGCAAGTGCTGACCCAGCAGTACGGCGTAGAATCCAGCCGTGTTGATTCGGTTGGCTACGGCGAAACCCGTCCGGTTGCTGACAACGCCACCGAAGAAGGCCGTGCTGTCAACCGTCGCGTTGAAGCTCAGGTAGAAGCTCAGTCCAAGTAA
- the sumT gene encoding Uroporphyrinogen-III C-methyltransferase (*Name sumT): MNAKVWLVGAGPGDPELLTLKAVRALQQAAVVMIDDLVNPAVLEHCPQARVIAVGKRGGCRSTPQAFIQRLMLRHARQGRCVVRLKGGDPCIFGRGGEEALWLQGHGIEVELVNGITAGLAGATQCGISLTSRGISRGVTLVTAHTQDDSELNWTGLAQGGTTLVVYMGVARLEQVRQGLLEGGMAPGMPVAMIENASLPQQRECRSDVRGMVEDARGFGLRSPAILVIGEVVGDQQALELVSIAG, translated from the coding sequence ATGAATGCAAAAGTCTGGCTGGTCGGTGCTGGCCCTGGCGACCCTGAACTGCTCACCCTCAAGGCCGTGCGTGCCTTGCAGCAAGCCGCCGTGGTGATGATCGACGACCTGGTCAACCCGGCAGTACTGGAACATTGCCCGCAGGCCCGGGTAATTGCCGTGGGCAAGCGCGGTGGCTGCCGCTCCACACCCCAGGCATTCATCCAGCGCCTGATGTTGCGCCATGCGCGGCAAGGGCGTTGCGTGGTGCGGCTCAAGGGTGGCGACCCGTGCATTTTCGGCCGCGGCGGTGAAGAAGCATTGTGGCTTCAAGGGCACGGCATTGAGGTGGAACTGGTGAACGGCATCACGGCGGGCCTGGCAGGCGCCACGCAATGTGGCATTTCGCTCACTTCACGCGGTATCAGCCGGGGGGTGACGCTGGTGACGGCGCATACGCAGGACGACAGCGAGCTGAACTGGACGGGGCTGGCACAGGGCGGGACGACGCTGGTGGTGTACATGGGTGTGGCGCGGCTGGAGCAGGTACGCCAGGGGTTACTTGAGGGGGGCATGGCACCGGGCATGCCAGTGGCGATGATCGAGAATGCCTCGTTGCCGCAGCAGCGCGAGTGCAGGAGCGATGTGCGGGGGATGGTGGAGGATGCGCGGGGGTTTGGCTTGCGTAGCCCGGCGATTCTGGTGATTGGGGAGGTGGTTGGGGATCAACAGGCTCTGGAGCTGGTTTCAATTGCGGGCTGA
- the pknD_1 gene encoding Serine/threonine-protein kinase PknD (*Name pknD_1), with protein MSLQLSFAQASATGPRAENQDALRLVTPAPELAASKGYLFALADGVSQCADGGLAARASLQALALDYYATPATWSVAQALDRLLLAQNRWLRAQGSGQPLLTTLSALVLRGRRFTLAHVGDCRVYRWHAGHLQCLSEDHVWDQPGMQHVLKRALGLDQHLLVDYLEGELQAGECFLLLSDGVWASLGDQHIQAVLREQPDLQMAADTLVASAHLNGSQDNASALLVQVEQLGTTNLGDTLAQLQQWSVPGPLREGQVIDGWHAEQLLSHSRQSLLYRVRDSQGQAWLLKTLPAAREQEPKAAQGLLLEEWFLRRVAGRHFPELHAASQRQHLYYVMREYPGQTLATLLAEHGPLPVPHWLEMARQLLQAVGVLHRRNLLHRDIKPDNLHLGSDGQLRLLDFGLAFCPGLSEDPLHDLPGTPSYIAPEAFDGQPPSPRQDLYAVGVTLYHLLTGHYPYGEVEAFQRPRFGQPVNAARYRPDLPEWLQHNLQQAVAADPGQRFETAEHWLLLLERGDRQELPSRPRPLLEREPLKVWRTLALVSLLLNLILLISLLKG; from the coding sequence ATGAGCCTGCAACTGAGCTTTGCCCAGGCCAGCGCCACCGGGCCGCGCGCGGAAAACCAGGACGCCCTGCGCCTGGTAACCCCGGCGCCGGAGCTGGCCGCCAGCAAGGGCTATCTGTTCGCCCTCGCTGACGGTGTCAGCCAATGCGCCGATGGTGGCCTGGCAGCACGCGCCAGCTTGCAGGCGCTGGCCCTGGACTACTACGCCACCCCCGCCACCTGGAGCGTGGCCCAGGCCCTCGACCGCCTGTTGCTGGCGCAGAACCGCTGGCTGCGCGCCCAAGGCAGCGGCCAGCCATTGTTGACCACCCTCAGCGCGCTGGTGCTGCGGGGCCGGCGCTTCACCCTGGCGCATGTCGGCGACTGCCGTGTGTACCGCTGGCACGCCGGGCACCTGCAGTGCCTGAGCGAAGACCATGTGTGGGACCAACCGGGCATGCAGCATGTGCTGAAGCGCGCACTGGGCCTGGACCAACACCTGCTGGTGGACTACCTGGAGGGCGAGCTGCAAGCGGGTGAGTGCTTCCTGCTGCTCAGCGACGGGGTTTGGGCCAGCCTGGGCGACCAGCACATCCAGGCGGTGCTGCGCGAACAGCCTGATCTGCAAATGGCCGCCGACACCCTGGTTGCCAGCGCGCACCTCAATGGCAGCCAGGACAACGCCAGCGCCTTGCTGGTGCAGGTCGAGCAACTGGGCACGACCAACCTTGGCGACACCCTGGCACAACTGCAGCAATGGTCGGTACCCGGCCCGCTGCGCGAAGGCCAGGTGATCGATGGCTGGCACGCCGAACAGCTGCTGTCACACAGCCGCCAGTCGCTGCTGTACCGGGTGCGCGACAGCCAAGGCCAAGCCTGGCTGCTCAAGACCCTGCCTGCTGCACGCGAGCAGGAGCCAAAGGCGGCGCAGGGGTTGTTGCTGGAGGAATGGTTCCTGCGCCGGGTCGCTGGCCGGCATTTCCCCGAGCTGCATGCGGCCAGCCAGCGGCAACACCTGTACTACGTGATGCGCGAATACCCCGGCCAAACCCTTGCGACGCTGCTGGCCGAACACGGCCCGCTGCCCGTGCCGCACTGGCTGGAGATGGCCCGGCAACTGCTGCAGGCGGTCGGCGTGCTGCACCGGCGCAACCTGCTGCACCGCGATATCAAGCCAGACAACCTGCACCTGGGCAGCGATGGCCAGCTGCGCCTGCTGGATTTCGGCCTGGCCTTTTGCCCGGGCCTGTCCGAAGACCCGCTTCACGACCTGCCCGGCACGCCCTCCTACATTGCCCCGGAAGCGTTCGATGGCCAACCGCCCAGCCCGCGCCAGGACCTTTATGCCGTGGGCGTGACGCTGTACCACCTGCTGACCGGGCATTACCCGTACGGCGAGGTGGAAGCCTTCCAGCGCCCGCGCTTCGGCCAGCCAGTCAACGCCGCACGCTACCGCCCCGACCTGCCGGAATGGTTGCAGCACAACCTGCAACAGGCAGTGGCTGCCGACCCGGGGCAACGCTTCGAAACGGCCGAACACTGGTTGCTGCTGCTGGAACGCGGCGACCGCCAGGAACTACCCAGCCGGCCACGGCCACTGCTGGAGCGCGAGCCGCTGAAAGTGTGGCGCACCCTGGCCTTGGTGTCCTTGCTGTTAAACCTGATTTTGCTGATTAGCCTGCTAAAAGGCTGA
- the nasA gene encoding Nitrate transporter (*Name nasA) codes for MSTSFWKSGHVPTLFAAFLYFDLSFMVWYLLGPLAVQIAGDLQLSAQQRGLMVAMPILAGAILRFAMGVLVDRLSPKTAGLIGQVVVIVALAAAWHFGVHSYEHVLLLGIFLGFAGASFAVSLPLASQWYPPQHQGKAMGIAGAGNSGTVFAALLAPALAAGFGWNNVFGFALIPLTLALVVFALLARNAPERPKPKAMADYLKALGDRDSWWFMFFYSVTFGGFIGLASALPGYFSDQYGLSPVTAGYYTAACVFAGSLMRPLGGALADRFGGIRTLLGMYSVAAICIAAVGFNLPSAAAALALFISAMLGLGAGNGAVFQLVPQRFRQEIGVMTGLIGMAGGIGGFLLAAGLGTIKQHTGDYQLGLWLFASLGLLAWFGLHGVKQRWRTTWGSAAVTAARV; via the coding sequence ATGAGTACCAGCTTCTGGAAATCCGGGCATGTGCCCACGCTGTTCGCTGCGTTCCTGTACTTCGACCTGAGCTTCATGGTCTGGTACCTGCTGGGCCCGCTGGCAGTGCAGATTGCCGGCGACCTGCAACTGAGTGCACAACAACGGGGCCTGATGGTGGCGATGCCGATCCTGGCCGGGGCAATCTTGCGTTTTGCCATGGGCGTACTGGTCGACCGCCTGTCGCCGAAAACCGCCGGCCTGATCGGCCAGGTGGTGGTCATCGTCGCACTGGCGGCGGCCTGGCACTTCGGCGTGCACAGCTATGAACACGTGCTGCTGCTGGGCATATTCCTCGGTTTTGCCGGCGCCTCGTTCGCCGTATCGCTGCCGCTGGCATCGCAGTGGTACCCGCCGCAACACCAGGGCAAGGCCATGGGCATTGCCGGCGCCGGTAACTCCGGCACGGTGTTCGCCGCCCTGCTGGCCCCGGCGCTGGCCGCCGGCTTTGGCTGGAACAATGTGTTCGGCTTCGCACTGATTCCATTGACGCTGGCACTGGTGGTGTTCGCCCTGCTGGCACGCAACGCCCCAGAGCGCCCAAAGCCCAAAGCCATGGCTGACTACCTCAAGGCCCTCGGCGACCGCGACAGCTGGTGGTTCATGTTTTTCTACAGCGTCACCTTTGGCGGCTTCATCGGCCTGGCCAGCGCACTGCCCGGCTACTTCAGCGACCAGTACGGCCTGAGCCCGGTCACCGCTGGCTACTACACTGCCGCCTGCGTGTTCGCCGGCAGCCTGATGCGCCCGCTCGGCGGTGCCCTGGCCGACCGCTTCGGCGGCATCCGCACCCTGCTGGGCATGTACAGCGTGGCCGCCATCTGCATTGCCGCAGTCGGTTTCAACCTGCCGTCAGCGGCCGCCGCATTGGCGTTGTTCATCAGCGCCATGCTTGGCCTGGGCGCTGGCAATGGCGCGGTATTCCAGCTGGTGCCACAGCGCTTCCGCCAGGAAATCGGCGTGATGACCGGGCTGATCGGCATGGCCGGTGGTATCGGTGGCTTCCTGCTAGCCGCCGGGCTTGGCACCATCAAGCAACACACCGGCGACTACCAGCTGGGGCTGTGGCTGTTCGCCAGCCTGGGCCTGCTGGCCTGGTTCGGCCTGCACGGCGTGAAACAGCGCTGGCGCACCACTTGGGGCTCGGCTGCAGTCACTGCGGCGCGGGTCTGA
- the pdtaR gene encoding putative transcriptional regulatory protein pdtaR (*Name pdtaR): MLRILLIDDTQHKLGRLKAALIEAGFEVTEAPGLTIDLPACVETVRPDVVLIDTDSPDRDVMEQVVLVSRDQPRPIVLFTDEHDPGVMRQAIQAGVSAYIVEGIHAARLQPILDVAMARFESDQALKAQLLARDQQLAERKRIEQAKGLLMKMKDCNEDQAYTLMRRQAMSRQQKLIQVAEQIIAMHEMLG; the protein is encoded by the coding sequence ATGTTGCGCATCCTGCTGATCGACGACACCCAGCACAAACTCGGCCGCCTCAAGGCGGCGTTGATCGAGGCCGGCTTCGAGGTCACCGAAGCCCCAGGCTTGACCATCGACCTGCCTGCCTGCGTCGAAACGGTGCGTCCGGATGTGGTGCTGATCGACACCGACTCACCTGACCGCGATGTGATGGAACAGGTGGTACTGGTCAGCCGTGACCAACCGCGCCCCATCGTGCTGTTCACTGACGAGCATGACCCTGGGGTGATGCGCCAGGCGATCCAGGCGGGGGTCAGTGCCTATATTGTCGAAGGCATCCATGCCGCCCGCCTGCAGCCGATTCTGGACGTGGCCATGGCCCGCTTTGAAAGTGACCAGGCACTGAAGGCGCAGTTGCTGGCGCGCGACCAGCAACTGGCCGAACGCAAACGCATCGAGCAGGCCAAGGGTTTGCTGATGAAGATGAAAGACTGCAACGAAGACCAGGCCTACACCCTGATGCGCCGCCAGGCCATGAGCCGGCAGCAGAAGCTGATCCAGGTGGCCGAGCAGATCATTGCCATGCACGAGATGCTCGGCTGA